A window of the Cucurbita pepo subsp. pepo cultivar mu-cu-16 chromosome LG01, ASM280686v2, whole genome shotgun sequence genome harbors these coding sequences:
- the LOC111781303 gene encoding putative methyltransferase DDB_G0268948 — MADKYEKENLAEKYLEGRPRSYPADWYSKLAALTAGHSLACDFGTGNGQAALGVAEHYEKVIGIDVSKSQLECAMKHERVQYLHLPTSMSEDEMVKSIGADNTVDLIVSAEAVHWFDLPKFYAVASRLLRKPGGIIAVWGYYYISLNEAFDAAMNRLTEATLPFWDQKVKEYVLNDYKTLPFPFESVGIGSEGKPEPLEMEQEFSFEGMLKYLKSMGPVILAKENGVDVMCEEMVKELRDAWGGGDLVRTVVYKCFMLAGKVKP; from the exons ATGGCGGACAAGTATGAGAAAGAGAATTTGGCCGAGAAATACTTAGAAGGAAGACCTAGATCTTACCCTGCCGACTGGTACTCTAAACTCGCCGCCCTCACCGCTGGCCATTCCCTCGCCTGTGACTTCGGCACCGGCAATGGCCAAGCCGCTCTCGGC GTTGCAGAGCATTACGAAAAAGTAATCGGAATCGATGTGAGCAAATCGCAATTAGAATGCGCGATGAAGCACGAAAGAGTTCAATACCTCCACTTACCGACCTCGATGAGCGAAGACGAGATGGTGAAATCAATCGGCGCTGACAACACCGTAGATCTGATCGTTTCCGCCGAGGCCGTGCACTGGTTCGATCTGCCGAAATTCTACGCCGTCGCCTCTCGTCTTCTCCGGAAGCCAGGCGGAATCATCGCGGTTTGGGGATATTACTACATATCCTTGAACGAGGCCTTCGATGCCGCGATGAATCGATTGACGGAAGCCACGCTGCCGTTTTGGGATCAGAAAGTGAAGGAATACGTCCTGAACGATTACAAGACGCTTCCGTTCCCGTTCGAGAGCGTGGGGATCGGATCTGAAGGGAAGCCGGAGCCATTGGAGATGGAACAGGAGTTCTCCTTTGAAGGAATGTTGAAGTATCTGAAATCGATGGGGCCAGTGATTTTGGCGAAGGAGAACGGCGTGGATGTGATGTGTGAAGAAATGGTTAAGGAGCTGAGAGATGCTTGGGGCGGCGGAGATTTGGTCAGAACCGTCGTGTATAAATGCTTCATGCTCGCCGGAAAAGTTAAACCCTAA
- the LOC111810303 gene encoding heavy metal-associated isoprenylated plant protein 20-like: MGILDSVSDLISDFVTISRQRNKKPLQTVEIKVKMDCDGCERRVRNAVSKMKGVKTVEINRKQGKVTVIGFVDENRVLKKVRRTGKMAELWPYVPYNVVAYPYVAQAYDKRAPAGFVKNAVQAVPSPNAVDEKLTTMFSDDNPNGCFVM, translated from the exons ATGGGCATTCTTGACTCTGTCTCAGATTTAATCTCTGATTTTGTGACCATTTCCAGACAAAGGAACAAAAAGCCATTGCAG ACAGTGGAGATCAAGGTCAAAATGGACTGCGACGGCTGCGAGCGTCGAGTAAGAAACGCCGTCTCCAAAATGAAAG GCGTGAAGACGGTGGAAATAAACAGAAAACAGGGTAAAGTTACAGTGATCGGGTTCGTTGATGAGAACAGAGTGTTGAAGAAAGTGAGAAGAACAGGGAAAATGGCGGAGCTATGGCCGTATGTGCCGTACAATGTGGTGGCGTATCCCTACGTGGCGCAGGCCTACGACAAAAGGGCGCCGGCGGGCTTCGTTAAAAACGCCGTTCAGGCAGTCCCAAGCCCTAATGCCGTCGACGAGAAGCTCACCACCATGTTTAGCGATGACAATCCTAACGGCTGCTTCGTTATGTAA